The DNA region AGTGGCCGCCGCAGCTTGGGTTGAAGACCTGGGTGTGATGGGTCTCTGTTCTGACTCATTTCAGTTTTGAATATGCCCGTTAACCATCATCTGTATCAAGTTATTATAGGAAGTAGGTGCTTCCCATGTCCAAGCCAGCGGTCGTCCCAGCTTGGGCCGTTTTCCAAATCAGCACCGCCTGGAAAGAAGATTGATGCTGCTGAAAAACGAAACCAGCACCGTCTACAAACAAATCAGCATCGCCTACGAGCGAAAAAAGAAGCGTGTGGAAACGTAGCAACCCGTCTATAGAAAGGTAGGCGGGCCCGCAGTAACACAGGAGGCTTGATTGAGCATATCCTGGATGTCTCGATCCCCGGTAGAGATGAATGCGGCCAGCGGGTTTGGGTTAGGGGCCCGGCCGGCGCTGAATTTGCGAgacttctcttctttctgttcgttcttcttcttttggtcttgcttttgttgtttttATTATTGGGGACTCGAGACGGGTCTGAGGGGGGGGATCTTGCCCACCGGAGGGTGAGCTTGAAGCCGGGAAGCCAGAGGCCGTCAATTGTATTGTTCGTATTTGCTTGATTGGTTTGAAGGTTCAAGTAAGATAAAGTAATTTTTTTAGGCGACCTTTCGAGCAACTTTTAGAGcgaaagggggaaaagaaaggaaatgTAGAGTCGCAGCTTTGGAACAAAAACAATCTACTACTTAGCTCATTTCgctggcccaagctcccttGTGACTTTGAGTATCAAATGCCAGGCCTCAGGCACAACATGTAGACAATAAACACTATTATGATAGGTTTATTCCCTACTCTCACCCCAGGACAGGTTTACCAGCTTCAACCATGACCTCTAACTTTCTAACATTCAATCCAATCTATCCTAAACTGAACCGATCCTAAAACTCCATCGCCtccccctgctgctgctgccctccTTGTCCCAgccaactccctcccctaACCCActccacaacctcaaacCCAAGCCTCCTCTCAAtcttctcatcaaccacaacctgctgctgctccccctGACTACTGCTCCCCCCCTCCTGAGACATCAAAACAGGAATCTTGACCGCAATCAACCCCCCAGCCTTGATCtccacacctcccccctgttgctgctgctccttcgGCGAGAAGTTCGACgactgatgctgctgctgatgctgctgctgataaATCCCCTTGACATAAACCACCAAATCCGCCCCAGCAACGCCCCTCCAAAGCGTAGCCATCCACTGCCAGTGATCCACCGGCGCATATGAATCACTAATGGGTGTTTGACAAGCAAACTTATCCGACAGCGTCAAGCTAAACCCGCTAGGAAGAAGCGCGATGGGCACCTTTGGGGATGACGCATGACTAGGCAGAGGATGCCGGTGTCGAGGGGTGGGCGTCATCGACTCGGTATCCGACGAGGGGTGGCTCGCCGACGGGGAGGAGCCCTGCGGGGAAGTGACAAACGAGACAATCTCGTTCGATTTGGCGTGCCACTTTGTGATGGTGCGGAGGTATGTCTCGAACGGGCTAGAGTCGGATGGTTGGCGGAACGGAACCGGCGTTGTGCTACCGGCTCTGGAGCCGAGGACGACCTTGGAGCTGCTGGCGTTGCTTTCCCTGCTGGAGAAGCTACCGGTTCGCTCTTTTGTTGTCCCGTCGTCGGACGATTCGTCATCGGCGGCGTTCCATGTCATGATATCCCAGTTCTCGCCTCTTTCCTGGCGCAGGGCACGCTCGATGACACCGCCTACAAGCTTCATCAAAGACAGatcaaccccttccacaGCAATTATAGGGCCTCGCCTCTTCTTCCGAGTTCTCTGGGTATCTGAACCCAAAGGAGGAGAAATTCGTTCCAGAACTCGGAGCTTGTTGATGTATGAAATGGACATTACCATCGCTTCCACGCTGTGTCGggcggcttcctcctccttggagTCTTGACGGGTGTTGCTTTGGGGACCAGAAAAGGCAGAAGGTGGGTGGGAAGAATAGAATGCGGTTTTAGTGCTGGAAGGGTAGGCACTTCCAATTTCGGACTCATTGTCTGGGGAGGTTGGAATTCGAGAAGTAGAAGGATTACTCGTTGAAGTCGAcagatggaggggaggcagGCGGAGGGACTCGTCAAACTCACCACcagttggaggttgggaagCACCGCCGGAGAGAACAGACGACAATGAGCCCGTGCGTTGCTGTTGGGATTGGTGTAGGTAtgtttgatgttgtggtggcggtggcgggtATTGGTGTGAAGGAGGGCCGTACGGAGATGAcatggacaacaacaaacttGGGGCTCTGGGAACGGGTGGAGGAGCCATACTACCCGTGATGCTACCTCCTGACAGTGGGCTCGGTCCTGGGCTGACACGAGCAAGCATGGAAGATGGACCCGGCAGTTGCGGAGGCCCGTAACCCGGTGTGGGCGAACTACTCATGCTCATCGAAGCTCGAGACACAGACCCCCTGGGAGGCCCGGGGTATGAATGAGgtagtggaggagggggtgatggtagGGAATGGTAGTTTTGGTAGCTTCCTGCTGCATTGTACCTCCTACGCTTGGCTTCCGACGGAGAATAAGCATCCTCGTAGTGTTCACGAATATCGTACAGGTTGGCACCACTTCCTTGTGGTCCCCATTGAGGTCGAGCGGCTCCTCTTGCCGAAGCAGGCGTCGGTGGAGGTTGCTGGTGGCGAGGGTAGCCCGGAGGTGGTGTatggcctcc from Podospora pseudopauciseta strain CBS 411.78 chromosome 6, whole genome shotgun sequence includes:
- the RFG1 gene encoding slightly ste11-like protein (EggNog:ENOG503P0YZ; COG:K); its protein translation is MTEVIPSFSQQQQQQQPHQQQQTGPLTRSAMSAAMLAGGGSTPSTSSSIRTAVGGGESASIPAARATSTRQDTHIVTSAPLLPSGPAHSTRGSSSFSSSSHGHIFQLGSGPITRKRAASINTEEANNHSRIESLTLQTPTSNPSSFHGDRVPEDNGSGQDLVCLCAPPLKIPRPRNAFILYRQAHQATIVQQNPGLANPDISKIIGENWKAEPEESKNRWKELAEAEKLRHQTQFPGYRYQPRRGNKSGAPSGRTTAPGQDPHKCPNCGGRYIATPRTPSTPFMTPTAAKQPPFPGGGGHTPPPGYPRHQQPPPTPASARGAARPQWGPQGSGANLYDIREHYEDAYSPSEAKRRRYNAAGSYQNYHSLPSPPPPLPHSYPGPPRGSVSRASMSMSSSPTPGYGPPQLPGPSSMLARVSPGPSPLSGGSITGSMAPPPVPRAPSLLLSMSSPYGPPSHQYPPPPPQHQTYLHQSQQQRTGSLSSVLSGGASQPPTGGEFDESLRLPPLHLSTSTSNPSTSRIPTSPDNESEIGSAYPSSTKTAFYSSHPPSAFSGPQSNTRQDSKEEEAARHSVEAMVMSISYINKLRVLERISPPLGSDTQRTRKKRRGPIIAVEGVDLSLMKLVGGVIERALRQERGENWDIMTWNAADDESSDDGTTKERTGSFSSRESNASSSKVVLGSRAGSTTPVPFRQPSDSSPFETYLRTITKWHAKSNEIVSFVTSPQGSSPSASHPSSDTESMTPTPRHRHPLPSHASSPKVPIALLPSGFSLTLSDKFACQTPISDSYAPVDHWQWMATLWRGVAGADLVVYVKGIYQQQHQQQHQSSNFSPKEQQQQGGGVEIKAGGLIAVKIPVLMSQEGGSSSQGEQQQVVVDEKIERRLGFEVVEWVRGGSWLGQGGQQQQGEAMEF